A single Mesomycoplasma ovipneumoniae DNA region contains:
- a CDS encoding IS256 family transposase, with protein sequence MKKQQKTLSPFELEAKKLVDKYADYKKIKKEDFHNEISHMFKTFTEALLRAELSQHLGYEKSNRSKKGVHRPNKRNGFSDKTVNYNHNSFRLKIPRDRNGTFENKLLGKYETNLGDIEEQVFSLFASGMSYENIVNTIKSIYKKEISNAWISSVTDKLLPEIEKWKSRKIENSYPILYIDGMFFNVKENGVFVKKSLYLILAIDWDGNKKALGFWIKNTESASNWLDVFNELKTRGLEDVLIISCDNLSGISQAIEAVFPQTDVQKCVVHQIRNSLLKVSNKDKKEFVLDMKKIYQAANQEFAMQNLDKFAEKWGQKYPSIIKSWYTNFVELTTFFKYPYELRQAIYTTNLIESMNRIIRKNTKTKGGIQSVNYLSKITYLTLQNASTKWQKVRNWFMIKKQLEIIFPNRLNNVKLN encoded by the coding sequence ATGAAAAAACAGCAAAAAACATTATCCCCATTTGAGTTAGAAGCTAAAAAACTTGTTGACAAATACGCTGATTATAAAAAAATAAAAAAAGAAGATTTTCACAACGAAATTTCGCATATGTTTAAAACTTTTACTGAGGCGCTCTTAAGGGCGGAATTAAGCCAACATTTAGGCTATGAAAAAAGTAACCGAAGCAAAAAAGGCGTGCATAGGCCAAATAAGCGAAACGGATTTTCGGACAAAACTGTGAATTATAATCATAATAGTTTTCGTCTAAAAATACCAAGAGATCGAAATGGCACTTTTGAGAACAAATTACTCGGTAAATACGAAACAAATTTAGGCGATATCGAAGAGCAAGTGTTTTCACTTTTTGCATCAGGAATGTCATATGAAAATATTGTTAACACAATAAAAAGTATCTATAAAAAAGAAATAAGTAATGCCTGAATTTCTTCAGTTACTGACAAATTATTGCCTGAAATTGAAAAGTGAAAATCGCGAAAAATTGAGAATTCCTATCCAATTTTGTACATTGATGGGATGTTTTTTAATGTTAAAGAAAACGGTGTTTTTGTCAAAAAATCACTTTATCTTATTCTTGCAATTGATTGGGACGGAAATAAAAAAGCACTGGGATTTTGGATTAAAAATACCGAATCAGCAAGTAATTGACTTGATGTTTTTAACGAACTAAAAACTCGCGGGCTGGAAGATGTTCTAATAATTTCTTGCGATAATCTAAGCGGAATTAGTCAAGCAATTGAAGCGGTTTTCCCGCAAACAGATGTTCAAAAATGTGTTGTTCACCAAATTAGAAACTCGCTTTTAAAAGTTTCTAACAAAGACAAAAAAGAGTTTGTCCTTGATATGAAAAAGATTTATCAAGCGGCTAATCAAGAATTTGCAATGCAAAATCTTGATAAATTTGCGGAAAAATGAGGCCAAAAATATCCTTCAATTATCAAGTCTTGGTATACAAATTTCGTTGAACTAACGACATTTTTTAAATATCCATATGAATTGAGGCAAGCAATTTATACGACAAATTTAATTGAGTCAATGAATAGAATAATTAGGAAAAATACAAAAACAAAAGGCGGAATTCAAAGTGTAAATTACCTTTCAAAAATAACTTATTTAACTCTCCAAAACGCATCTACAAAATGACAAAAGGTAAGAAATTGATTCATGATTAAAAAACAATTAGAAATTATTTTCCCTAATCGGTTAAATAATGTAAAATTAAATTAG
- the greA gene encoding transcription elongation factor GreA, producing MKKIMNDEVLLTQQKLDEIKKELEHLINVERVNVIQEIKDARSQGDLSENAEYDVAREKQGIIESKIREFEAIIAKAKIIETRSGSKRVSIGSKVTLKNLESGLVQTFQIVSSIDADPFANKISNFSPIAQVLLGQHEGDEVEVDVNEKYSVKILEVTNE from the coding sequence ATGAAAAAAATAATGAATGATGAAGTTCTTTTAACCCAACAAAAACTTGATGAAATAAAAAAAGAACTTGAACATTTAATAAATGTTGAGCGTGTTAATGTAATTCAAGAAATCAAAGACGCTCGTTCTCAAGGCGATCTTTCTGAAAATGCCGAATATGATGTAGCCCGTGAAAAACAAGGGATAATTGAGTCAAAAATACGTGAATTTGAAGCTATTATTGCCAAAGCAAAAATAATTGAAACTCGTTCAGGATCAAAACGAGTTTCAATTGGATCAAAAGTTACCCTTAAAAATCTCGAAAGTGGTTTAGTTCAAACTTTTCAAATCGTTTCTTCAATTGACGCTGATCCTTTTGCCAATAAAATTTCCAATTTTTCGCCGATTGCACAAGTTCTTTTAGGTCAACATGAAGGCGATGAAGTTGAAGTTGATGTAAATGAAAAATATTCGGTTAAAATTTTGGAAGTAACTAACGAATAA
- a CDS encoding BC85_0335 family putative methyltransferase, protein MPIWKIVLLITGIFALLVALVSFVWTWVKKNKLIKKYNFEHQSQNYDQWIELKSQVTELESDIWLVESLEFVINKIRETNSKANLFVEKDGIVACLSQKNIQNSTNTVFESHLDQNSLAKNLEKLQINNLNYTSNCEAFFDFILISAEINPKNFQEFLEKVKIGGHLIWKYKKKQRRAILKMLKLHKIHFDEFFYYDFLIIQKK, encoded by the coding sequence ATGCCGATTTGAAAAATTGTTTTATTAATAACAGGAATTTTTGCACTTTTGGTTGCGCTAGTCTCCTTTGTTTGAACATGAGTCAAAAAAAATAAATTAATTAAAAAATATAATTTTGAACACCAAAGTCAAAATTATGACCAGTGAATAGAACTAAAATCACAAGTCACTGAATTAGAAAGCGATATCTGGCTCGTTGAAAGTCTTGAATTTGTTATTAATAAAATAAGGGAAACAAATTCAAAAGCAAATTTATTTGTTGAAAAAGACGGAATTGTGGCTTGTCTTAGTCAGAAAAATATCCAAAATTCAACAAATACAGTTTTTGAATCTCATCTTGATCAAAACAGTTTGGCAAAAAATCTTGAAAAATTGCAAATAAATAATCTAAATTACACAAGCAATTGCGAAGCTTTTTTTGATTTTATTTTAATTTCGGCAGAAATTAACCCTAAAAATTTTCAAGAATTTTTAGAAAAGGTTAAAATTGGTGGACACTTAATCTGAAAATATAAAAAAAAGCAGCGAAGGGCAATTTTAAAAATGTTAAAATTGCACAAAATTCACTTCGATGAATTTTTTTATTATGATTTTTTGATAATTCAAAAAAAATAA
- a CDS encoding MATE family efflux transporter, with the protein MHFSIKKFFPDSPEMWKKFAKITIPVILATLFISINNFVDNFMVSQISGGITAVGMANFWTGIVFSFIISINTIGSIIFAQYWGKKEFKLAQQVNNIRYILSFIVILFFAVLSWAFPESLLRVVQWRRGSSGLDQSIFDQAKSYLFIISFSWILFAYIVTSSGILREIGVMKVSVLFNTLTLVTNIGLNFLLIPLMGVAGSALATVISRLITSFLMYLYQLFYRKEISLSILKMFQIERQIWKQFFARFVGMSLVTIASLIISVRSVLWSQSLPPGSIGIDDGSGFYKFWGIGFLTISGIILTIANIFFTTFASIQTSVSIVVGQNLGQNKIELAKKNAAMLKGFLFVVSVVMSVVAFIIVFAITKTDLITTGIKEQVQKGLSDYFKENNLSVDQAIIDAQKVLAVDFYLNQIFIICIVIILINPIWVQINASLTIIKAGGRANFASWWDFFTGIGQLVWQILIVLVFIPLISEVHLKLFISLTVFYLSDILKWIIFELIYLKSNWAINLTLENSALKESI; encoded by the coding sequence ATGCATTTTTCAATAAAAAAATTTTTTCCTGATTCGCCAGAAATGTGGAAAAAATTTGCTAAAATTACTATCCCAGTAATTTTAGCAACGCTTTTTATTTCGATAAATAATTTTGTTGATAATTTCATGGTTTCCCAAATCAGTGGCGGAATTACGGCTGTCGGGATGGCCAATTTTTGAACAGGAATCGTTTTTTCTTTTATAATTTCGATTAACACAATCGGGTCAATTATTTTTGCCCAATACTGAGGAAAAAAAGAATTTAAACTGGCCCAACAAGTAAATAATATTAGATATATTCTTTCTTTTATTGTTATTTTATTTTTTGCTGTTCTCTCGTGAGCTTTTCCTGAAAGTCTGCTCAGAGTCGTTCAGTGAAGAAGGGGTTCGTCGGGTTTAGACCAAAGTATTTTTGATCAAGCAAAAAGTTACTTATTTATAATAAGTTTTTCTTGAATCTTGTTTGCCTACATTGTCACTTCCTCAGGAATTCTGCGTGAAATTGGGGTAATGAAAGTTTCTGTTCTTTTTAACACTTTGACCTTAGTAACGAATATTGGCCTTAATTTTTTGCTAATTCCGCTAATGGGAGTCGCTGGTTCGGCGCTTGCAACTGTAATTTCAAGACTAATAACCTCTTTTTTAATGTATTTGTATCAACTTTTTTATAGAAAAGAAATTAGTCTCTCAATTTTAAAAATGTTTCAAATTGAGAGACAAATTTGAAAGCAGTTTTTTGCCCGTTTTGTCGGAATGTCGCTTGTAACTATTGCCTCTTTAATCATTTCAGTCCGTTCCGTTCTTTGATCCCAAAGTTTGCCGCCTGGTTCAATTGGAATTGACGATGGCAGTGGCTTTTATAAATTTTGAGGTATTGGATTCTTAACTATTTCAGGAATAATTCTCACAATTGCTAACATTTTTTTTACAACTTTTGCCTCAATTCAGACAAGTGTTTCGATTGTTGTTGGTCAAAATTTAGGTCAAAATAAAATTGAACTAGCCAAAAAAAACGCTGCAATGTTAAAAGGTTTTTTATTTGTTGTTTCAGTTGTTATGTCAGTTGTTGCCTTTATTATCGTTTTTGCTATCACAAAAACTGACTTGATCACAACAGGAATTAAAGAACAAGTTCAAAAAGGACTCTCTGATTATTTTAAGGAAAATAATTTATCAGTTGACCAAGCGATTATTGACGCTCAAAAAGTTTTAGCCGTTGACTTTTATCTAAATCAGATTTTTATTATCTGTATAGTTATAATTTTAATTAATCCAATTTGGGTTCAAATCAATGCCTCTTTGACAATAATTAAGGCCGGCGGACGGGCTAATTTTGCTAGTTGGTGAGATTTTTTTACCGGTATAGGTCAACTTGTTTGACAAATTCTTATAGTTTTAGTTTTTATCCCTCTGATTTCTGAAGTTCATTTAAAACTTTTTATTTCACTGACAGTTTTTTACCTTTCAGATATTCTAAAGTGAATTATTTTTGAATTAATTTATCTAAAAAGCAATTGGGCGATTAATTTGACGCTTGAAAATTCGGCTCTAAAAGAATCTATCTAA
- a CDS encoding valine--tRNA ligase — protein MENKYNHKTVEKNRNQKWLDKRFFYASTNPKKPFSIISPPPNVTGHLHLGHAWNIFIQDSLIRFHKLQGFDVLLLPCVDHAGIATQAKVEAFLAEKNISKFDLGRQKFIEKCYQWKDQQYIKIKEQWNKLGIAFDYSKERFTLDDEAQVAVSNFFIKLWEKNLIYRGKRAINWDVKLQTALSNIEVINKPVNQKMYYLKYFLKDSSEFLTVATTRIETISSDVVLAVNPKDKRYSSFIGKEVIHPLTKKIIKIIGDSNVSQDFGSGVMKVSAHSILDFEILEKNGLSAEDCIDDYGNLNKNTLEFEGKNRFQARDLIAKKLENEGLLIKTEDVVSNVGFSQRSGEIVEILKKPQWFVKMDELAQSLISHLNSKDKVLFYPRGFEKNLRKWFDKIHDWTISRQLWWGHRIPVWYKNDEFKVQIASPGQGWTQDPDVLDTWFSSGISAFSFLGWPNNSELIKSYFPTNLLVTGWDILFFWVARMYFSSLFVMDKKPFEKVLLHGLIRDEEGRKMSKSLGNGIDPMEIIEKYGSDSLRQMLLFNSSPGKDIRFSVEKLNSAWNLSNKLWNIAKYIKSLDNSHRKPDFIDFWMEGKIYDFKKQIVKNIKKYNFSVIGTEINNFIFGDFSSRYIELIKTRQNGFYARKLLKSVLIILHPFMPFLTDFLMEEIFNEEILEQKMPRVRRFSDNQKVENILEIIDSLRFYRENLQISKKIMLEFCVLDAEFQKEEIEIISKFVFGKWVPNNEFIIKTKNFKISLKIPEEVKKAQEENDKKEIQFLKSEILRAETLLSNQKFVEKAPKEKVEQEREKLKKFKEKLEFYEKK, from the coding sequence ATGGAAAATAAATATAATCATAAAACAGTTGAAAAAAATAGAAACCAAAAATGACTTGATAAGCGTTTTTTTTATGCTAGCACAAATCCAAAAAAACCTTTTTCCATCATAAGTCCGCCCCCAAATGTTACAGGACACTTGCATTTAGGTCATGCTTGAAATATTTTTATTCAAGATTCTTTGATTAGATTTCATAAACTTCAAGGCTTTGACGTTCTTTTATTGCCTTGTGTTGATCATGCCGGAATCGCTACTCAGGCAAAAGTTGAAGCTTTTTTAGCAGAAAAAAATATCTCTAAATTCGATTTAGGCCGCCAAAAATTCATCGAAAAATGCTATCAGTGAAAAGATCAGCAATACATAAAAATCAAAGAACAGTGAAATAAATTAGGAATTGCCTTTGATTATTCCAAAGAAAGATTTACCCTTGATGATGAGGCTCAGGTTGCTGTTTCAAATTTTTTTATCAAATTATGAGAAAAAAATTTGATTTATCGCGGAAAAAGAGCGATAAATTGGGATGTAAAGCTACAAACCGCGCTTTCAAATATTGAGGTTATTAACAAACCTGTAAACCAAAAAATGTATTATTTAAAGTACTTTTTGAAAGACTCGAGCGAATTTTTGACCGTGGCAACAACAAGAATTGAAACTATTTCATCCGACGTTGTCTTAGCCGTAAATCCAAAAGATAAAAGATATTCAAGCTTTATTGGCAAAGAAGTTATTCATCCTTTGACTAAAAAAATTATAAAAATAATTGGTGATTCAAATGTCAGTCAAGATTTTGGCTCAGGGGTTATGAAAGTTTCGGCTCATTCGATTTTGGACTTTGAAATTTTAGAAAAAAATGGCTTGTCGGCCGAAGATTGCATTGATGACTATGGTAATTTAAATAAAAATACCCTTGAATTTGAAGGTAAAAATCGATTTCAGGCCAGAGATTTAATCGCAAAAAAACTTGAAAATGAAGGCCTTTTGATTAAGACTGAAGACGTTGTTTCAAATGTCGGATTTTCACAAAGAAGTGGTGAAATCGTCGAAATTCTTAAAAAACCACAGTGATTTGTCAAAATGGATGAATTAGCTCAGTCTTTAATTTCACACTTGAATTCAAAAGATAAAGTTCTATTTTATCCACGCGGATTTGAGAAAAATTTAAGAAAATGATTTGACAAAATCCACGACTGAACTATTTCACGCCAACTTTGATGAGGTCACAGAATCCCTGTTTGGTATAAAAATGACGAATTTAAGGTGCAAATAGCATCACCTGGTCAAGGTTGAACTCAAGATCCAGACGTTCTTGATACTTGATTTTCATCAGGAATTAGCGCCTTTTCTTTTTTAGGATGGCCTAATAATTCTGAATTAATTAAGTCCTATTTTCCGACAAATTTGCTCGTTACTGGGTGAGATATCTTGTTTTTCTGAGTTGCTAGAATGTATTTTTCCTCTCTTTTTGTTATGGATAAAAAACCGTTTGAAAAAGTTCTACTTCACGGCCTTATTCGCGATGAAGAAGGGCGAAAAATGTCAAAATCACTCGGAAACGGGATTGATCCTATGGAAATAATTGAAAAATACGGGTCAGATTCTTTAAGACAAATGCTTCTTTTTAACTCAAGTCCAGGAAAAGATATAAGATTTAGCGTTGAAAAATTAAATTCAGCTTGAAATTTAAGCAATAAACTTTGAAATATTGCAAAATATATTAAAAGCTTAGATAATTCTCATAGAAAACCAGATTTTATCGACTTTTGAATGGAAGGTAAAATTTATGATTTTAAAAAACAAATTGTAAAAAACATTAAAAAATATAATTTTAGTGTTATTGGAACCGAAATTAATAATTTTATTTTTGGAGATTTTTCTTCTCGTTATATAGAATTGATTAAAACTAGACAAAACGGTTTTTATGCTAGAAAATTATTAAAAAGTGTCTTGATAATTTTGCACCCTTTTATGCCTTTTTTGACTGATTTTTTGATGGAAGAAATCTTTAATGAGGAAATTTTGGAACAAAAAATGCCTAGAGTTAGGCGATTTAGTGACAATCAAAAGGTCGAAAATATCCTTGAAATTATCGATAGTTTAAGATTTTACCGTGAAAATTTACAGATTTCAAAGAAAATTATGTTGGAATTTTGCGTTCTTGATGCTGAGTTTCAAAAAGAAGAAATTGAGATTATTAGTAAATTTGTTTTTGGAAAATGGGTTCCAAACAATGAATTTATTATTAAAACCAAAAACTTTAAAATTTCGCTTAAAATTCCTGAAGAAGTAAAAAAAGCACAAGAAGAAAACGATAAAAAAGAAATTCAGTTCTTAAAAAGCGAAATTTTAAGGGCAGAAACTTTGCTTTCTAATCAAAAATTTGTTGAAAAAGCGCCTAAAGAAAAGGTTGAACAAGAACGTGAAAAACTTAAGAAATTTAAGGAAAAATTAGAATTTTACGAAAAAAAATAG
- a CDS encoding LytS/YhcK type 5TM receptor domain-containing protein, with protein sequence MAKLTNMKISFVAIFISISVIMLIIGVRLAPFALLPNFRFSIIGLPIKITGFIFGPIVGFLTGFLSDLITFLFIPGVYSWYYTLSLSLTGFIPGIFFWFFVVQGKKWFQKDKILERLGDKIFTQKREIFNYTYHAISHNSKDSNLERKMRQKLLRLQKKVAKVQAWTEEKALLNFYWISSFFVLALIASAVISTVMFNSSIDFSKARFISSKTSFLILILFGTFSMIIFLLVARFINFFRKNERYLTLVPIVAFSALHEPIASVLAAKGDVESGALNNFETAFLTHIIISPIKIWINASVIYFTARAVLPLVYKKFSYSLT encoded by the coding sequence ATGGCTAAGTTGACGAATATGAAAATCTCTTTTGTGGCGATTTTCATATCAATTTCGGTAATTATGTTAATAATCGGAGTCAGATTGGCTCCTTTTGCTCTTTTGCCTAATTTTCGCTTTTCAATTATTGGACTGCCGATTAAAATAACAGGCTTTATTTTTGGGCCAATAGTTGGTTTTTTAACTGGTTTTTTATCAGATTTAATTACTTTTTTGTTCATTCCGGGCGTTTATTCTTGGTATTATACTCTTAGTCTTTCACTTACTGGGTTTATTCCTGGCATTTTCTTTTGATTTTTTGTTGTTCAAGGGAAAAAATGATTTCAAAAAGATAAAATTTTAGAACGCCTAGGAGATAAAATTTTTACCCAAAAGCGAGAAATTTTTAACTACACTTATCATGCAATTAGCCATAACTCAAAAGATTCAAACTTAGAGCGAAAAATGCGGCAAAAATTGCTTAGATTACAAAAAAAAGTTGCTAAAGTTCAAGCCTGAACTGAAGAAAAAGCTTTATTGAATTTTTATTGAATATCGAGCTTTTTTGTCCTGGCTTTAATAGCTTCGGCAGTTATTTCGACGGTTATGTTTAATTCTTCTATTGATTTTAGCAAAGCGCGCTTCATTTCTAGCAAAACTTCGTTTTTAATTTTGATTCTTTTTGGTACTTTTTCAATGATTATCTTTTTACTTGTTGCTCGTTTTATTAACTTTTTCCGTAAAAATGAGCGATATTTAACTCTTGTTCCAATCGTTGCATTTTCTGCCTTACATGAGCCAATTGCAAGTGTTCTTGCCGCAAAAGGTGATGTAGAATCTGGTGCACTTAATAATTTTGAAACCGCTTTTTTGACGCATATAATTATTTCCCCTATCAAAATTTGGATTAATGCCTCTGTTATTTATTTCACTGCAAGAGCTGTTTTACCGCTAGTTTATAAAAAATTCTCTTACTCTCTTACTTAA